One window of the Oceanicoccus sp. KOV_DT_Chl genome contains the following:
- the rapA gene encoding RNA polymerase-associated protein RapA, whose product MSTIVFVPGQRWISNTESELGLGIVVEIANRRVEISFPAAGEQRTYAMENAPISRVQYEVGQQVMTESEQAVTIVDVIDNNGCFIYNATDENGEQVIVPELDLSSFVQFSKPQDRLFAGQIDKNRAFRLRCETLEQIRHQQLSSVRGLLGARVQLLPHQLYIASEAANRYAPRVLLADEVGLGKTIEAGLIIHQQLITGRSKRVLVVVPDSLLHQWLVEMLRRFNLFFTILDEQRCQGLEEFGDLSEEFDDPFMMDDHADNNFNPFDSAQLVLCTLSFLRDNPARHAQAMAAEWDLLVVDEAHHLEWSEQQVSPAYSTIEALAKQARGLLLLTATPEQLGVASHFARLRLLDPDRYYDLPTFIEEEKNHQPVNALVQELLAEDAQQRMQNNANLLAQLTDYLGQDTVAELATAINSDDGAGFTLAVEAVISQLLDRHGTGRVLFRNTRSSVAGFPERCLQHYPLVSPARYVAACSSADANAVTIEQQLAPEFILGPNWIVEDPRVEWLSDWLKQHRSEKVLVICAKADTALDLEEHLRLRGGVHSAVFHEGLSLVARDRAAAYFADDEEGAQVLICSEIGSEGRNFQFSHHLVLFDLPLNPDLLEQRIGRLDRIGQRHTVELHVPYYQDSAQQVLLRWYHEGINAFERTCPAGLALYQEFEQSLLQCLTQQEQSAELEQLIENTKARTAETLQALQQGRDRLLELNSCNHEQADAIVEAMVEEERRQELTGYMEKVFDQFGVDQEHHSAAAVILRPGDHMINHTFPGLTDDAVTATYSREVALSREDMQFLSWEHPMVTGAMDMVLSGDFGNTAFCTLKLPPLKAGTVILEAIFIVQCTAPGELQLQRHLPLTPVRIVVDSNNSNLSNVLTTAHLEKLGQKVAKRSAQDLVRHARPQISTMVNTAEQLAEQQKDNILTSAAEAMQSEQTAELQRLTALAKVNPNIRQQELDYLKAVNVKAQRYLQGAQLKLDAVRIALVI is encoded by the coding sequence GTGTCCACTATTGTATTTGTTCCCGGCCAGCGCTGGATTAGTAATACCGAATCAGAGTTAGGCCTCGGCATTGTGGTTGAAATTGCCAATCGCCGCGTTGAAATCAGTTTTCCAGCCGCGGGAGAACAGCGTACTTATGCGATGGAAAATGCGCCGATCAGCCGGGTTCAATACGAAGTGGGGCAGCAGGTCATGACGGAGTCCGAGCAAGCCGTCACTATCGTGGATGTGATCGACAATAATGGTTGTTTTATCTACAACGCCACTGATGAGAATGGCGAGCAGGTGATTGTGCCGGAATTGGATTTGAGCAGTTTTGTTCAATTCAGCAAACCGCAAGACCGCTTATTTGCCGGGCAAATTGATAAAAACCGCGCCTTTCGCCTGCGGTGTGAAACGCTGGAGCAGATTCGCCATCAGCAACTATCTTCCGTCCGCGGTTTGTTAGGCGCGCGGGTCCAGTTATTACCGCACCAGCTTTATATCGCCAGCGAAGCCGCTAACCGTTACGCACCACGCGTATTACTGGCGGATGAAGTGGGCTTGGGTAAAACCATTGAAGCGGGTTTGATTATTCATCAACAGCTAATTACTGGCCGCTCCAAGCGGGTGTTAGTGGTAGTGCCTGATAGTTTGTTGCACCAGTGGTTGGTTGAAATGCTGCGCCGCTTTAATTTATTTTTTACCATTTTGGATGAGCAGCGCTGTCAGGGATTGGAAGAGTTTGGAGATTTATCTGAGGAGTTCGATGATCCTTTTATGATGGATGATCATGCCGATAATAATTTTAATCCTTTCGATAGCGCGCAATTAGTCCTCTGTACCTTGTCATTTTTGCGTGACAATCCTGCGCGGCACGCGCAGGCGATGGCGGCGGAATGGGACTTACTGGTCGTAGATGAAGCTCACCACCTGGAGTGGAGTGAGCAGCAAGTCAGTCCGGCATATAGCACGATTGAAGCCTTGGCCAAGCAAGCGCGAGGATTATTATTGTTAACCGCCACCCCTGAGCAATTAGGTGTAGCCAGTCACTTTGCCCGTCTGCGTTTATTAGACCCCGACCGTTATTACGATTTACCAACCTTTATTGAAGAAGAAAAAAATCACCAGCCGGTGAATGCGCTGGTACAGGAATTATTGGCAGAAGATGCACAGCAACGGATGCAAAACAATGCCAACCTGTTAGCGCAATTGACCGATTATCTGGGGCAAGATACCGTTGCAGAGTTAGCAACGGCAATTAATAGCGATGATGGTGCTGGGTTTACGTTAGCAGTCGAGGCTGTTATTTCACAATTACTGGATCGGCATGGCACTGGTCGAGTATTGTTCCGTAATACCCGCTCCTCAGTTGCCGGTTTCCCCGAGCGCTGTTTACAACACTATCCCTTAGTGTCACCAGCGCGTTATGTAGCGGCCTGCAGCAGTGCGGATGCCAATGCGGTGACGATTGAACAGCAATTAGCCCCGGAATTTATATTAGGGCCCAATTGGATTGTTGAAGATCCACGGGTAGAGTGGCTCAGCGATTGGTTGAAACAGCACCGCTCCGAGAAAGTGTTAGTGATCTGTGCCAAGGCTGATACCGCACTGGATTTGGAAGAGCATTTACGATTACGTGGCGGCGTGCATTCAGCGGTATTCCATGAAGGCTTATCCTTAGTTGCTCGTGATCGGGCCGCTGCTTATTTTGCTGATGATGAAGAGGGCGCGCAGGTATTAATTTGCTCCGAGATTGGTAGTGAAGGCAGAAACTTTCAGTTTTCTCATCATCTGGTGTTATTTGATTTACCGTTAAACCCCGATTTGTTGGAGCAGCGTATTGGTCGTCTTGATCGCATCGGCCAGCGTCACACTGTTGAGTTGCATGTTCCTTATTATCAGGATAGTGCGCAGCAGGTATTACTGCGTTGGTATCACGAAGGTATCAATGCGTTTGAGCGGACTTGCCCCGCCGGTTTAGCTTTGTATCAGGAGTTTGAGCAGTCCTTGCTGCAGTGTTTGACGCAACAGGAACAATCCGCAGAATTGGAACAGTTGATAGAAAACACCAAGGCGCGCACAGCTGAAACCTTGCAGGCCTTACAGCAAGGCCGGGATCGATTGTTAGAACTTAACTCCTGTAACCATGAACAGGCCGATGCCATTGTTGAGGCCATGGTCGAAGAAGAGCGGCGGCAAGAATTGACCGGTTATATGGAAAAGGTGTTTGATCAGTTTGGTGTCGATCAGGAGCATCACAGTGCGGCGGCGGTTATTTTGCGGCCCGGTGACCATATGATTAATCATACTTTCCCTGGTTTAACTGATGATGCAGTGACCGCTACCTATTCGCGGGAAGTGGCTTTGTCCCGCGAAGATATGCAGTTTTTAAGTTGGGAGCACCCGATGGTTACCGGCGCCATGGATATGGTGCTCAGTGGCGATTTTGGCAACACCGCTTTTTGTACTTTGAAATTACCGCCGCTCAAAGCGGGCACGGTTATTTTGGAGGCTATTTTTATCGTGCAGTGTACCGCTCCGGGGGAATTACAATTACAGCGGCATTTGCCTCTGACCCCTGTGCGTATTGTTGTAGACAGCAATAACAGTAATTTGAGTAATGTATTAACAACGGCGCATTTGGAAAAGCTGGGTCAGAAAGTGGCCAAGCGCAGTGCTCAGGATTTAGTGCGTCATGCCCGTCCGCAAATTAGCACCATGGTTAATACCGCCGAGCAGTTAGCCGAACAGCAGAAAGACAATATCCTGACTTCTGCGGCAGAAGCGATGCAGTCAGAACAAACCGCGGAGTTGCAACGACTCACAGCACTGGCGAAAGTGAACCCCAATATTCGTCAGCAAGAATTGGATTATTTAAAAGCAGTCAATGTTAAAGCGCAGCGGTATTTACAGGGCGCGCAGCTGAAATTGGATGCAGTGCGGATAGCTTTGGTCATTTAA
- a CDS encoding MFS transporter yields MIRSLTPLAALLISDALVLLGHGLLLTLIPVSASQLGFSDFQIGLTGTGYFVGFVTGCLATPYVLKRVGHIRTFAVLASAYTAFILFFAWSQSFAGWMFLRFMIGAIIAGIYMIIESWLNERADKNNRGAILSFYAMMNLMMITIAQQLLNLGGVNPTLLFALAGIFLSLSIVPVSLTLALAPAPIHKVSIDFTKVWKHSHIGIIGSIFSGLITGSFWTLAPIYAKDSGLTTFQLANFMSAVVLGGALFQIPLGRFSDKFDRRLILIFIALAGAIISLLTFIASFENYYAGAVSTWLAFIWGAFSMTMYAICLAHANDNADSADFVDIGSAMLITYGLSSAISAPIASALMGMLGHQYLFVFMGTSFAIFCVILIARRKSHVLPVMAEHNGEFHSVAGLTTPEAYNLDPRAEELNEAVPASELEREWADVDADYHDNIDKKT; encoded by the coding sequence ATGATTCGCTCGCTTACCCCGCTCGCTGCCCTCCTAATTTCTGATGCCCTGGTTTTGCTTGGACACGGCTTATTACTGACATTGATCCCTGTTTCTGCCAGTCAGCTAGGGTTCTCTGATTTTCAGATAGGTTTAACCGGCACCGGCTATTTTGTTGGTTTTGTGACTGGCTGCCTGGCAACCCCTTACGTGTTAAAACGAGTGGGGCATATTCGTACTTTTGCTGTGCTTGCTTCAGCCTATACAGCGTTTATTTTATTTTTTGCTTGGAGCCAAAGCTTTGCTGGCTGGATGTTCCTGCGTTTTATGATTGGCGCGATAATCGCTGGTATTTATATGATTATTGAAAGCTGGTTAAACGAACGGGCTGACAAAAACAATCGCGGGGCGATCTTGTCGTTTTACGCCATGATGAATCTCATGATGATCACGATTGCCCAGCAACTATTAAACTTGGGTGGGGTAAACCCAACATTGTTATTTGCATTGGCGGGCATCTTTTTATCGCTGTCTATTGTGCCAGTATCACTGACTTTAGCGCTGGCACCCGCCCCTATTCACAAAGTGAGTATCGACTTTACTAAAGTCTGGAAGCATTCACACATTGGCATCATCGGTTCAATTTTTTCCGGTCTGATCACCGGTTCATTCTGGACACTAGCGCCCATTTACGCAAAAGATAGTGGCCTCACGACCTTTCAACTAGCAAACTTTATGTCTGCAGTCGTACTGGGTGGGGCATTGTTTCAAATTCCATTAGGCAGATTTTCTGACAAATTTGACCGTCGTTTAATCCTGATTTTTATCGCACTAGCTGGGGCTATTATTTCCCTGCTTACTTTTATTGCCTCGTTTGAAAATTACTATGCAGGAGCAGTTTCCACTTGGCTGGCATTTATATGGGGAGCTTTTAGCATGACAATGTATGCCATCTGCTTGGCACACGCCAACGACAATGCTGATAGTGCCGACTTTGTCGATATCGGCAGCGCCATGCTGATCACCTATGGTTTAAGTTCAGCAATTAGCGCACCGATTGCATCTGCACTTATGGGCATGCTGGGCCATCAATATTTATTTGTTTTTATGGGGACCAGCTTTGCGATTTTTTGCGTTATCCTAATTGCTCGCCGTAAATCCCATGTATTACCAGTGATGGCAGAACACAACGGAGAATTCCATTCAGTAGCCGGCTTGACCACCCCCGAGGCTTATAACCTTGACCCCCGTGCTGAAGAGTTAAATGAAGCCGTGCCAGCAAGCGAATTGGAACGGGAGTGGGCCGATGTCGATGCAGACTACCATGATAATATTGATAAAAAGACGTGA
- a CDS encoding flagellar hook protein FlgE has protein sequence MTFNTALSGLRAANTDLEVTGNNIANASTTGFKRSRAEFGDVYANSLVGGGSNSAGSGVLVNAIAQQFDQGNVSFTDNSLDLAINGTGFFIVAEESGATAFTRAGYFGLNEEGYITNNSGSRLQGFLPTGSGTGVGGTPDDLQVAVSDLAPSPTTEVDLLFNLDARNDPPVISTFDPNDADTFNSSTSLTIFDSRGQSHVLSTYYVKSDTDNAWRMYAYIPDENGNLQNVLNNGGTLAAADLATATTNNTVAQATAVLTADAATQTTTVDGLAATAAANAAAAAVPTPFVAGDVAALETELEALVVAANTALTAAVATGNAALTAAATTARDEAVNAEAFAEAARIAGPGAGEADVDNAAASALLAATASANALALAATLDSTAQTAAANTASALVRATNIASQVHYDLVFATDGTLQSSIPDVLTIDNWNPAGANQSSTDGSTTATTGNSDFVVDIGTSTQFGSNFAVSSVDQDGYATGQLSGLEINSTGEIFARYTNGEALILGQVAMASFANEQGLSALGETSWAQSFESGEPVVGAPLTSTLGAIQSGALEESNVDLSEELVRLIVAQRNFQANAKTIETADTVTQAIINIR, from the coding sequence ATGACTTTTAATACTGCGCTTAGTGGATTACGTGCCGCCAATACGGACCTTGAAGTTACCGGTAATAATATTGCTAATGCTAGTACCACCGGCTTCAAACGTTCTCGTGCTGAGTTTGGTGATGTTTACGCCAACTCGTTAGTGGGTGGCGGTAGTAATAGTGCCGGTAGTGGTGTGTTGGTCAATGCCATTGCACAACAGTTCGACCAGGGTAACGTTTCGTTTACCGACAATAGTTTGGACCTGGCGATTAATGGCACCGGTTTTTTTATTGTCGCTGAAGAGAGTGGCGCGACAGCTTTTACCCGAGCGGGGTATTTTGGTCTCAATGAAGAAGGCTATATCACCAATAATAGTGGATCGCGATTACAGGGCTTTTTACCGACAGGTTCTGGTACCGGTGTTGGTGGCACCCCGGATGATTTGCAAGTTGCAGTGAGTGATTTGGCGCCATCGCCTACCACAGAAGTTGATTTGCTTTTCAATCTTGATGCCCGTAACGACCCGCCAGTTATCAGTACTTTTGATCCTAATGACGCAGACACGTTTAATAGCTCTACGTCTCTAACGATTTTTGATAGCCGTGGTCAGTCACATGTGTTGTCTACCTATTATGTAAAGTCTGATACTGATAATGCATGGCGTATGTATGCCTATATTCCTGATGAAAATGGTAATTTACAAAATGTTCTGAATAATGGCGGTACACTGGCAGCAGCAGATTTGGCGACAGCAACCACTAATAATACTGTCGCTCAGGCTACAGCTGTATTGACTGCTGATGCAGCGACGCAAACTACGACGGTTGATGGCTTGGCTGCAACGGCGGCTGCTAATGCAGCAGCGGCAGCAGTGCCAACTCCTTTTGTGGCTGGTGATGTAGCGGCGCTGGAGACAGAGCTTGAGGCGTTGGTGGTCGCTGCCAATACTGCGCTTACAGCCGCGGTAGCTACAGGTAATGCAGCATTGACCGCAGCAGCTACAACGGCACGGGATGAGGCGGTGAATGCTGAAGCCTTTGCTGAGGCAGCGAGGATAGCGGGTCCAGGTGCTGGTGAGGCGGATGTCGATAATGCTGCTGCTTCGGCTTTGTTGGCGGCTACTGCTTCAGCAAATGCATTGGCGCTGGCAGCTACGTTGGATAGCACTGCACAAACTGCTGCTGCAAATACTGCCAGCGCTTTGGTAAGAGCTACAAATATTGCTTCTCAAGTGCATTATGATTTAGTTTTTGCTACAGATGGTACTTTGCAAAGCTCTATTCCGGATGTCTTAACTATTGATAACTGGAATCCGGCGGGTGCTAACCAGTCTTCCACTGATGGAAGTACTACTGCGACAACGGGTAACTCTGATTTTGTTGTCGATATAGGTACCTCTACTCAATTTGGTAGTAACTTTGCCGTTTCCTCAGTTGATCAGGACGGTTACGCTACCGGGCAGTTAAGCGGATTGGAAATTAACAGTACCGGCGAAATTTTTGCTCGATATACCAATGGTGAGGCATTAATTTTAGGCCAGGTAGCGATGGCTTCCTTTGCCAATGAACAGGGTTTAAGTGCTTTGGGCGAAACGTCGTGGGCGCAATCCTTTGAGTCGGGAGAGCCGGTGGTGGGTGCGCCGCTAACCAGTACTTTAGGTGCTATCCAATCCGGTGCGCTGGAAGAATCTAATGTGGATTTATCAGAAGAATTGGTCAGGTTGATTGTTGCTCAGCGGAACTTCCAGGCCAATGCGAAGACGATTGAAACTGCGGATACTGTTACGCAGGCTATCATTAATATCCGTTAA
- the dinB gene encoding DNA polymerase IV → MMLFSPDNLPSMSDYGSRKIIHCDADCFFAAIEMRDDPSLRGRPIAVGGNADRRGVISTCNYEARAYGVRSAMATATAKRLCPDLLVLPHSMDKYKQAAEQIREIFYDYSESVEPLSLDEAFIDVTESPFCHGSATLMATEIRQRVFETVGITVSAGIAPNKFLAKIGSDWNKPNGMWVVTPAQVDEFVCQLPVARLFGVGRVTADKMHRLGIDTCGDLRRFDVFELSDRFGSFGPRLHQLSYGIDHRPVQISRRRKSLSVEHTYASDLPTITGCVSQLPQLFNKLSERLARLGKEYLVSKQFVKVKFNNFQSTTMECVTKGSPRISVFNDLCQQSCLRGDGLPVRLLGLGVRFQEMVSDGGRQLSLFSD, encoded by the coding sequence ATGATGCTGTTTTCACCCGATAATTTACCCAGTATGAGCGATTACGGTTCGCGCAAGATTATTCATTGCGATGCGGACTGTTTTTTTGCGGCCATTGAAATGCGTGACGACCCTTCATTACGTGGTCGTCCTATAGCAGTGGGTGGCAATGCGGATCGTCGTGGTGTGATTTCTACTTGTAACTACGAAGCGCGTGCCTATGGTGTGCGCTCGGCTATGGCGACGGCAACGGCAAAACGCTTATGCCCTGATTTACTGGTATTGCCCCATAGCATGGATAAATACAAACAGGCAGCGGAGCAAATTCGTGAGATTTTTTACGATTATTCTGAATCAGTGGAGCCACTCTCATTGGATGAAGCCTTTATAGATGTCACTGAATCGCCTTTTTGCCATGGTAGTGCGACGTTGATGGCGACAGAGATCCGACAACGCGTTTTCGAAACAGTGGGGATTACCGTATCAGCGGGCATCGCGCCTAATAAATTTCTAGCTAAAATTGGCAGTGACTGGAATAAACCCAATGGTATGTGGGTGGTGACGCCGGCACAGGTTGACGAGTTCGTTTGTCAATTACCGGTAGCGCGTTTATTCGGTGTGGGGCGGGTGACGGCGGATAAGATGCATCGTCTGGGTATTGATACGTGCGGTGATTTACGGCGCTTTGATGTATTTGAATTGTCTGATCGCTTCGGCAGTTTTGGCCCAAGGCTGCATCAACTCAGTTATGGTATTGATCATCGGCCAGTGCAAATAAGCCGTCGACGCAAGTCATTGAGTGTTGAGCATACCTATGCCAGCGATTTACCCACCATTACTGGCTGCGTTAGTCAGCTACCTCAACTATTTAATAAGTTAAGCGAGCGCTTGGCGCGATTGGGCAAAGAGTATCTAGTCTCCAAGCAATTCGTAAAAGTGAAGTTTAATAATTTTCAATCAACAACGATGGAGTGTGTAACCAAGGGCAGCCCACGCATCAGCGTATTTAATGATCTATGTCAGCAGTCTTGTTTGCGCGGCGATGGTTTGCCTGTACGTTTATTGGGTTTGGGGGTGCGCTTTCAAGAGATGGTGAGTGATGGTGGCCGACAGCTCTCGCTGTTCAGTGATTGA
- a CDS encoding helix-turn-helix transcriptional regulator: MSAQFISPLVNQLITAIYQGPLEHQPWHGFLELLRQTMQANYATLLLRPPKVGDAGLILNAVVASENIREIYKHSYFELDPFVNLPAGKVVTLAQFMPREALFETEYYQEYMKPVGVFHNMGADMVAADGLNARLRITRPTGCDDFSSQEIELCQLLLPHLQQSIVLHSQLKRTEREREFYADAIDQLAMGTVILDDQAKVLNTNKAARQLLAANDRLRVKAGRLYVGERSEDKAFRQVLEQVLQAHRSSEPGFVKAFRIGASEAANSLGLLLRPLPLVDSSEGKENPSVAIFISDPNQRRQVPAQILADLFGFTPAEAALALLLANGLTLDEASEELEVSRNTAKSHLSSVFSKTGLTRQTKLIQLILKSVAPFAN, from the coding sequence GTGAGCGCTCAATTTATTTCCCCTCTCGTCAATCAGTTGATTACAGCCATCTATCAAGGGCCGCTGGAACATCAGCCATGGCATGGTTTCTTAGAGTTATTGCGACAGACCATGCAGGCAAATTACGCTACCCTGTTGTTGCGCCCGCCAAAAGTTGGGGATGCGGGGTTAATTCTAAATGCCGTGGTCGCCTCTGAAAATATTCGCGAAATTTACAAACACAGTTATTTCGAGCTGGATCCGTTTGTAAACTTGCCGGCTGGAAAGGTAGTGACACTGGCGCAATTTATGCCTCGTGAGGCCTTATTTGAAACCGAGTATTATCAGGAATATATGAAGCCGGTAGGCGTATTTCATAATATGGGCGCTGATATGGTTGCCGCTGACGGTTTAAATGCACGTCTGCGGATTACCCGGCCGACAGGCTGTGATGATTTTTCTTCGCAAGAGATTGAGTTGTGCCAGTTGCTACTGCCGCATCTACAGCAGTCTATCGTGCTGCATTCGCAGCTCAAGCGCACTGAACGCGAGCGGGAATTTTATGCTGATGCTATCGATCAATTAGCGATGGGGACGGTTATTCTTGATGATCAGGCCAAAGTATTAAACACTAATAAAGCCGCACGGCAGTTGCTGGCAGCCAATGATAGATTACGCGTCAAAGCTGGCCGTTTATATGTGGGGGAGCGCAGCGAAGATAAAGCCTTTCGGCAAGTGTTGGAACAAGTGCTGCAAGCCCATCGCAGTTCTGAACCCGGTTTTGTTAAAGCTTTCCGAATTGGTGCTTCGGAGGCTGCTAACAGTTTAGGTTTGCTGTTAAGGCCTTTGCCGTTAGTGGATTCTTCAGAAGGGAAAGAAAACCCCTCAGTCGCAATTTTTATCAGTGATCCCAATCAGCGCCGGCAAGTACCAGCGCAAATTCTGGCGGATTTATTTGGTTTCACTCCTGCTGAGGCTGCGCTGGCATTGTTATTGGCCAATGGTTTAACACTGGATGAAGCTTCCGAAGAACTTGAGGTATCGCGCAATACAGCTAAATCGCACCTCAGTTCGGTTTTTTCCAAAACGGGTTTGACTCGCCAAACTAAACTCATTCAACTTATTCTTAAAAGTGTTGCGCCCTTTGCTAATTAG
- a CDS encoding DUF1244 domain-containing protein encodes MKDATADLTHQQRTEIEAAVFRRLIQHLDENKQVQNIELMILANFCRNCLSKWYMAAAEEQGTVVDYDQAREVIYGMPYTQWKDKHQLEATPEQLEQFNNRGK; translated from the coding sequence ATGAAAGACGCGACCGCAGATTTAACTCATCAACAACGTACTGAAATAGAGGCAGCAGTGTTTCGTCGTTTAATACAGCATTTGGATGAAAATAAGCAGGTACAAAATATCGAGTTAATGATTTTGGCTAATTTTTGCCGCAATTGTTTATCTAAATGGTATATGGCTGCTGCAGAGGAGCAAGGGACTGTGGTGGACTATGATCAGGCCAGAGAAGTTATTTATGGGATGCCGTATACGCAATGGAAAGACAAGCACCAACTTGAAGCAACACCTGAGCAGCTGGAGCAGTTTAATAACCGCGGTAAGTAA
- a CDS encoding D-hexose-6-phosphate mutarotase codes for MDIGQQMQQLYQQFGELPGITIELHKELLAINIENDMAQATVFLQGAQLSHFQPKQQAQAVIWCSPDCDYRQGQSLRGGIPVCWPWFGDPSRNPEAVQQLMGAEPLSAHGIVRNQLWDLRAIEIVNTGHTRLTLSLTVENEPAWPYTCQLQLMIDISDQLQLHWQITNLSQQTLSFSGALHSYFAVSKISQLAVNGLENLNYIDCLDQWQLKSEAEPVIIDREVDRIYQQCSNRVSLLDSGWQRLIHIDSQGSNSAVLWNPWIEKAKRLSHYPDDAYQAMVCLETANIVDDMVTLAAGASHQLSITISTESLAINH; via the coding sequence ATGGATATTGGCCAGCAAATGCAGCAGCTCTATCAACAATTTGGCGAGCTACCAGGAATTACCATTGAATTGCATAAGGAATTACTGGCGATCAATATTGAGAACGATATGGCGCAGGCAACTGTTTTTCTGCAAGGCGCCCAACTCAGCCACTTCCAACCCAAGCAGCAGGCTCAGGCGGTCATCTGGTGCAGCCCCGACTGTGACTACCGTCAAGGTCAATCACTGCGAGGTGGCATTCCCGTATGCTGGCCTTGGTTTGGCGATCCCAGCCGCAACCCGGAAGCAGTACAACAATTAATGGGCGCTGAGCCACTTAGTGCTCACGGCATAGTTCGCAATCAATTATGGGATCTCAGGGCGATAGAAATTGTTAATACCGGACATACCCGCTTAACGTTATCTCTAACAGTGGAAAATGAGCCTGCCTGGCCTTATACATGCCAACTACAACTCATGATTGATATCAGCGATCAACTTCAACTGCACTGGCAAATAACCAACCTCAGTCAACAAACGCTCTCGTTTAGCGGCGCGCTGCACAGCTATTTTGCCGTCAGTAAAATAAGTCAGTTAGCAGTGAACGGCTTGGAGAATCTCAATTATATTGACTGTCTCGATCAGTGGCAGCTCAAATCTGAAGCTGAACCGGTTATCATCGACCGGGAAGTGGACCGTATTTATCAGCAGTGCAGTAACAGGGTTTCCCTACTCGATAGCGGTTGGCAACGGCTGATACACATCGACAGCCAAGGCAGTAATAGTGCGGTGCTGTGGAACCCATGGATAGAAAAAGCCAAACGCCTGTCTCACTACCCTGATGATGCCTATCAAGCCATGGTGTGCCTGGAAACAGCTAATATAGTTGACGACATGGTGACCTTGGCAGCAGGCGCTAGCCACCAATTAAGCATAACTATTAGCACCGAGTCACTAGCAATAAACCATTAG
- the nhaA gene encoding Na+/H+ antiporter NhaA: MIEPIKTFLRLESASGILLIAATILALLFANTPLEALYVGFQNIPVEVRVGALQIAKPLLLWVNDGLMAIFFFLIGLELKRELVDGELSKPGNIILPAVAAVGGMAVPAAIYSGFNWHDPIAMQGWAIPAATDIAFALGILTLLGNRVPTALKVFLVSLAIIDDIGAIIIIALFYTSNLSVTSLTIAAVCLAVLFILNRKGVTDIPAYMVVGLILWTSVLKSGVHATLAGVALAFFIPYKDGHGGSPVKMLEHSLHGTVAFFILPLFAFMNAGVALNSDAIAQALTPIPLGIALGLLAGKQIGVFGFSWVAIKLKLAPPPSFNMSQLYGISILCGVGFTMSLFIGSLAFEETGAGNLSVDRLGILAGSFLSAIFAYMYLWLTLPKQGKDEA; encoded by the coding sequence ATGATCGAGCCAATCAAAACGTTTTTAAGGCTGGAAAGTGCCAGCGGTATATTATTAATTGCCGCGACAATCCTGGCCTTGTTATTTGCCAATACCCCTTTGGAAGCACTCTACGTCGGTTTTCAAAATATCCCGGTCGAAGTACGGGTTGGCGCATTGCAAATTGCCAAGCCCTTGTTGCTTTGGGTTAACGATGGGCTAATGGCCATCTTTTTCTTTTTAATCGGACTGGAATTAAAACGCGAACTCGTAGATGGCGAATTATCCAAACCCGGTAATATTATTCTTCCCGCCGTGGCCGCCGTCGGTGGTATGGCGGTACCTGCGGCAATATACAGTGGATTCAATTGGCATGACCCCATAGCCATGCAAGGCTGGGCGATTCCTGCCGCCACCGACATCGCCTTCGCCTTGGGGATTCTTACGCTACTGGGTAATCGCGTGCCCACTGCCTTGAAAGTGTTTTTAGTATCACTGGCCATTATTGATGATATTGGCGCCATTATTATTATCGCGCTGTTTTACACCTCTAATTTATCGGTAACCTCACTGACTATCGCAGCTGTCTGCCTGGCAGTATTGTTTATCCTTAACCGCAAAGGGGTCACCGATATTCCGGCCTATATGGTGGTGGGCTTAATCCTGTGGACTTCGGTATTAAAATCCGGGGTCCACGCCACGCTGGCAGGCGTGGCTCTGGCATTTTTTATTCCCTATAAAGACGGACATGGTGGCTCGCCGGTAAAAATGTTAGAACATAGCCTGCACGGTACAGTCGCTTTTTTTATTCTGCCGCTATTTGCATTTATGAATGCAGGGGTCGCCCTCAACAGCGATGCTATTGCGCAAGCACTCACCCCTATCCCCTTAGGCATTGCCCTGGGCTTATTAGCGGGCAAACAAATTGGCGTATTTGGGTTTAGCTGGGTTGCGATCAAACTCAAGCTGGCGCCGCCGCCAAGCTTTAACATGAGCCAGCTATACGGCATATCCATATTATGCGGGGTAGGCTTTACGATGAGTTTATTTATTGGCTCACTGGCTTTTGAAGAAACCGGAGCAGGCAATTTATCCGTAGACCGCCTGGGCATATTGGCAGGGTCATTTTTATCAGCAATTTTTGCCTATATGTATTTATGGCTCACCCTGCCAAAGCAAGGCAAAGATGAGGCCTAA